One Geitlerinema sp. PCC 9228 genomic window, TAACGCTGCCGCTGCCTTTTTTAGCCGAGATTACCGCCGCCTCCATCCCTGCCTTTGCCATTGCTGCCGGATTGCCAGTGGGATTTGTCGCTTTGTACGGGGCATTAAGCGAACGAGTAGAAATCAGCGAAACCGAAATTCAACTTACTTACCCCCGCTGGGTTCCCAAATTTTTCCGCCGGGGTTGGTCCTTGCCCTGGGATGACATTCAAGCATTAAAACCCCGCACCACCGGCCAGGGAGGTTTGGTGTATTATTTTCTCAGTTCTTCTGGGGAAGCGTACCTGCTGCCCATGCGAGTAGCGGGATTTGCCCGTTTGGTACGTTTGGTACAGCAAAAAACGGGGTTAGATACCCGGGATGTGGTTCCTTTAGCCCAACCCTGGATGTACGGGATTTTACTGGTTTTGACCGGAATTTTATTAATTGTGGATATTGGGGCGATCGCTATGGCTTTGTCTTTGGCCCGTTAACCGGTACACTTGGGAAAAAATCATTGGCATAGCGTACGGTGACAGCTTATGGCAGACTGGCATCCAATTTCTGGTGGAATTACTGCCCCTAAGGGCTACAAAGCAGCAGGTATCGCGGCTGGCTTGAAACCATCTGGGGCATTGGATTTGGCTTTGATTTATTCCGAAATGGAAGCGATCGCGGCGGGGGTGTTTACCACTTCCCAAGTGAGGGCAGCCTGTGTAGATTACTGTCGCCAACGTCTGGAATCCAAACTATCGGCAAGAGCAATTTTATGCAATTCCGGGCAAGCCAATGCCGCTACCGGTCGTCAAGGTACTGAAGATGCTTTGGAAAGTGCCCAACTGCTGGCACAGAACCTGGGAATTGCCCCGGAATCCGTATTGCTGGCTTCCACCGGGGTCATTGGTCAGCGAATTCCCATGGATGCTTTGCGAAATGCCATGCCTACTTTGGCTGGTTCGATTTCGGAGGCGGGAGGAGAAGAAGCTGCCCATGCCATCTTAACCACCGATTTGGTTCCCAAAACCATTGCTTTGGAAACCACCATTGGCGGTCGGTCGGTCAGAATTGGCGGCATGGCCAAAGGATCGGGAATGATCCATCCCAATATGGCCACCATGTTGGCCTTTGTGACCTGCGATGCGGCGGTTTCCCCTCATTTATGGCAAGATATGGTGGCGCGTTCTGCTGACAAAAGTTTTAACCAAGTGACAGTAGATGGCGATACCAGTACCAACGACACGTTGCTGGCTTTTGCTAACGGTCAATCGCGGACCCCTGCCATTAAAGAAAATAGTCCCGAAGCAAGCAAACTAGAAGAAATGCTCACGGCAACTTGCCAACATCTTGCGAAAGCGATCGCCAGAGATGGAGAAGGAGCTACGTGTCTTTTAGAAATCCAAGTACAAGGAGCCGCTGACGATGCTGCTGCCCGACAAATTGCCAGAACCATTGCCGGGTCTTCCTTGGTGAAATCAGCTGTTTTTGGCCGCGATCCCAACTGGGGCAGAATTGCCGCCGCCGCCGGTCGTGCAGGGATTGCGTTCGATGCTAACTATTTACAAATTCAGTTGGGTGAGTTTTTGTTAATGGATAACGGCCAGCCCCTGGAGTTTGACCGGGAAGCTGCCAGTGAGTACATGCAGCAAGCAGCCCGCGGGGAATACTTACAAAACGATACCGTTTGCATTCAAGTTCGTGTGGGCAACGGTCCTGGGGAAGGCATGGCGTGGGGATGCGACCTCAGCTACGATTACGTGAAAATCAATGCCGAATATACAACATAGTCAGAAATTGTAGAAATCCTTCTGAAAACTGCCTCCGGAGGCATGGAAAAAGCAACGCGATCGTTGTTTTTTCCATGGCAACAGAACAACGTATAAAATTTTATTAAAGATTTTCCTAAATGCTCACAATTTCCGTATTTCTATGCACTCGATCTTTTACAATAAGTCGCATTACTATATGTCTATGGGTGCGGTCTGGTAGATAAGTTGCTTCCCCTCGTACCTGGCTCTTGTTGTGCTGGATTTTACATTTTTGTGCGGTCCATGAAAGTGCTACCTTCTCGAAAACTGTTTCGCGTTGCCCGGTTTCTGCTTATTGCTGCTTGCGTTTGTGGCATGGCACTTGGGTTGAATTTTTATTTCTTTCAAAACAACGACCCCCTGTACATTGCTATCTTGGCACCGGAGGACAGTGCCAGCGGTGAAGAAATGATTCGGGGCGCTAAGATGTATATTCAGGAAGTCAATGATAGCAAGGAGGGTGGCATTGACGGCAGACAAATAAAACTGAAGGTCTTCGACGATGAAAGCGAAGTAGAAACTGGTAGGAACCAAGCCAAAGAAATTGCTGACGGTCAATTTTTACTTACATTGGGCTCTTATTCCAGTTCGGTGTCCATTGCAGCCGGAAAAGTTTTTCAAGAGCACGATCTGCCCGCCATCACGGCTATTTCTGAGGCTGGTGAGGTCACCAAAGGCAACGATGTCTACTTTCGGGCAACCTTTACCACCAGCGACCAAGGTAGCTTCCTCGCCAGCTACCTTAACAAAATTCTCGGACGAGAAGCAGCGACCGTCATTTACAACCAGAGGGATGATTTTAGCGAATCTCTTGCTAGTAGCTTTTGGAATAACTTCCAAGGTCTTGGCGGGCAAATCAATCACACAATTGACATTAAAGACTATTATACGGAAGAAGGTGAATTTCAGCCCTTGGCTTTGTTTAACCAAAAGTTGCTTACCATTGAACCCGATAATATAGGAACTGTCGTCTTGCTGACCCGAGCCAAAGAAGCGGCAGACATCGTCGCCAATCTAAAAAGAGCGGGCATCGATGCGCCCATTATTGGCGGTACCCCTTTGTTTGAAAAAACTTTTCGCGAGGAAATTGATAAGTATCCAGAAACGCAAGCAAAACCAGGATATTTTTTCGATGGGATTTACGCTACGTCACCACTGATTTACGATATTGCTGGTGAAGAAACGCAAGCCTTTAAAAAGAAATATAGGGAATTTGTTGATGATGGGAAAGAGCCTAGCTGGATTGGGGCTATGTCATACGAGAGTGCCAAAATTGCCGTGGAAGCCCTAAAAGAAGCCAAGGTAGCGCAAACCCCAGAAAAAGATATAAAAGATATTCAAGAAAAGCGGAAAGCGGTTCTCCAGGCTCTCTTGCAAATGCGGAGTGTCGATCGGGGTGTTCGGGGATTGGATAGAAATTTGTATTTCAATCGCGATCGCAATCTGCCCCGTGCGATCGCAATGGGTGTATATGAAAAACAAGAATTTATCTCTGCCCCCATACAGTTGCAACCCATTCACAACGCCGAAGCCATCGATCGATTGAACGCAAAAGTTGAAGACGGTGAAATTCTGCGCTTTGACGGCAAGTATGCTCATGTCACGAAAGTCGTGTACACGGGAATTGATATTAACGAAATATCCAGACTGGATCTCAAAAGAAAACGATACATCGCTGACTTTTTCCTGTGGTTTCGTTACCGTGACGATGGCGATCAAAATTCCAATGACAATGAAAAACCGAATTTACAAGATATAGAATTTTTAAATTCTGAAAAAACCATCGAACTGGACAATCCCATCGACGAGATTGACGAGGGGGACAGTCGCATCAAAGTCCGAACGTTTCGGGTTAAAACAAGATTTCAAGGGGACTTTGACTTCCGAGACTACCCCTTTGACGTGCAGCAGCTCACAGTAAAATTCCGCCATGCAAACCTTACTCGCAAAAACATTATTTATGCGGCCGATAACGTGGGCATGAACAATAGCGATCTTTCCGAAAAAATCGATCGCGGTGGTGTTCTGGAAACGCTAGATACGTGGGAATTTAAAGATGCCAAGTTCTTTGAAAGCGTCAGCAAAAATTATTCTTCCCTAGGAAACGTAGACAAAGTGGGCTTGAATGATGGCATTCAATATTCCCAGTTCAACGCCATTATAGAAATCAAACGGAATTCTTCTACCTTTAGCATCAACAAACTGCTACCCCTCGGCTTTTTCATCTGGATTTTATACCTTTACCTGTTCTTTCCTTTGGGAAATTTCTCCGCCGAAACTGTCGGTGGCATTCTGCTGGGTGTGGTCTTTTTCCATATCGGCTTAAAATCCGAACTAGCGGTGGCTTCCATTACCACCCTAGATAAAATTTTCTACATTATTTACGGTTTAATCGCCACCCAAGTGGTTTTGGTGACAACCGTGGTTAAATTTCGAGATCGGGAAAAATCTCAAAAGAGGCTCAAGTTGCTGGTGCACGGGTTCCGCTTTGCTTTCCCCCTCTATTTGTTTTTGGCCAACTTCATGGTACTACAAAACTACAATCTGTTACCCGTTGACAACGGCACGCAAACGTTTCAAGAAGAAACAGCACCAAAAGACTTGAATGAAGGGGTTTCCCCGGAGCAGCAAACTACCTTAACCCTTGCCAACTGGCATCCTATGGATAAAGGAAAGTTTCAAGAACTCTTCGAAGCTTACTATCAAAACCATCCCAATATCAAAATTGAAACCCTTTCTACCCCCTATAACCTGTACGGAGAATCTATAAAAGCTCAATTTCAACAGGGAACGGCACCGGATTTGGTGTTTTTACGTTCCTACGATCTCGATCGCGACTTATTTTATCAAGGATATCTAACTTCTTTTGACAAAAACAATTGGCCGGCATTGGAAAAAACCTATCCCCAGAAATTTCTGTCGGCTTGGACTACGAAAAAAGGCGATATCTATGGCATTCCCCTTAGTGGCGTTGTTCATGGAATTTTTTATAATGCCGATCTATTTCGCCAGTTGGGTTTGTCAGTGCCGCAAACTTGGGAGCAGTTGCTGAATGTTGCCCAAGTAATTCAAAATACGGGCACAACTCCCTTTGCCAACAGTATTGGCAATATCTCGCAAAGCTTTGACGAGACCCTATTTACCACATTGGTTCCAAACTTTACCGGCGGTTACACGGGTCGGTTGGCTTACCAAGGTGGCAGTCGCTGTTTTAACGACGAGGGAATTGTGGCTACATTTCGGGCTATTTCCCAGTTGCAACCTTATTTAGACGAGGAAAACTTGTCCAATTTTCAAAGTATAAAACGTTTCTTAAACGGTCAAGCTGCTATGTGGATTGGTGGTTCCTGGAATTTGCCAAACTTCACTCAACAAGATATCGACTTCCAATGGCAGACTTTTGCCGTACCACCGCCAGCTGGTCGAAAAGGTTACACCGTGTTTCACCCCAACTTTGCTGTGGGGTTGAACGCTCAGTCTCCCCACAAGCAGGAAGCCAAAGAATTTTTGCGGTGGTTGATGACACCAGAAGCCGCTAAGATACTAACCACGAAGTTAGAAGGCAATTTTGCCTTGCACAAGCAAATGCCCGACATTGAAAACACGAAAGCCCAGAGGTTTTACTCGTTTGTGCAAGATCGAGATACAGACGTGCGGTGGACCTACCCCGAACTGCATGAGAAAATTCCTGGCGGTCACACCCTCACCAAGGAAGCCTCCAAAAAGGTGCTCAGTGGAGATATGACCCCTCAAGAGGCAGCCAACCACTTGCAAGAGGGACTAGGGGAGTGGTATACCTCTGCTCAAACTTGCAAGGACTAATAACATGGCAAGCCAAGATCGCCTTTCTGCTGTCGTTTCCATCCTATGAAAATTTCACTTTTAGGTACGCTCTCCCATTACAAAAGATTTGTGGCGATCGCGATCGCGGTTTTTTTGACCATCTTAGCTGTCAAAGATGTTGACGTTTCTTGGTCCCCCACCAGCGATCGCTTGTACGTGGCCATGCTGGCTCCCATGAGCGGCGATTACGAAAGTAGCGGTCGGGAAATGGAGCGGGGAGCTCGGATGTATCTCGATAAAATCAACCAAAGTGGCGGCATCGGCGGCAAGCAGGTGGAATTGAAAATCTTTGATGACGAAGGCAGCCCAGAAAAGGGTCGGGAACAAGCCCAAAAAATTGCCAATGACGAACGGATCGTGCTGGCAATGGGGTCTTATTTCAGTTCGGTTTCCGTTGCTGCCGGAGATGTCTATCAGAAAGCGGGGCTGCCTGCCATTACTGGCATTTCCGTTGCCAATGAAGTCACCGAACAAAGCAACGTCTATTTTCGTACGACCGCCAACACCAGCGACCAGGGCGTTTTGTTAGCCAACTATATCAAAAAAATTCTGAACCACGATACTGTCAGCGTTATTTTTGATAGTGGCGATACCTACAGCCAGTCTTTGAGTCGAAGTTTTCAAAATACTTTTCGGGGATTGAGCGGTCGGGTGAGCCATAAGTTAGACGCTAAAGAGTATTTAAACAATCCCAATCGAGAACTTGACATGGTTGCCTGGACGGATGAAAAACTGTTGGGGGAAATGCAACCAGGCAACATCGGTGCGATCGTGCTCCTAACCCAAGCTTGGGAAGCCGGTAGAATTGTTGTTAGCATCAAACGTGCAGGCATTGACGCTCCCATTTTTGGGGGCAGTCCGGTATTCCAAAAAAACTTTCGCGAGGCGATCGCTGATTACCCGGAAACCCAAGCCCAACCCGGCTATTTTACCAACGGCATCTATGGGCTTTCCCCACTTATTTACGATATTTCCAGCCAAGCCGCCCAGTCATTTCAAGATCGCTTTTTTACAAAATACAGAGATAAACCCACTTGGATTGGGGCTTTGTCCTATGAAAGAACCATGGTGGCGGTTCAAGCTTTGAAAAATGCAGAACTATCCCAACCCAGCCTCCAAGAAAAACGTCGCTCTGTCTATCAGGCTTTGTTAGAGATGCGGAATGCCGAACAGGGGGTAGAA contains:
- the argJ gene encoding bifunctional ornithine acetyltransferase/N-acetylglutamate synthase encodes the protein MADWHPISGGITAPKGYKAAGIAAGLKPSGALDLALIYSEMEAIAAGVFTTSQVRAACVDYCRQRLESKLSARAILCNSGQANAATGRQGTEDALESAQLLAQNLGIAPESVLLASTGVIGQRIPMDALRNAMPTLAGSISEAGGEEAAHAILTTDLVPKTIALETTIGGRSVRIGGMAKGSGMIHPNMATMLAFVTCDAAVSPHLWQDMVARSADKSFNQVTVDGDTSTNDTLLAFANGQSRTPAIKENSPEASKLEEMLTATCQHLAKAIARDGEGATCLLEIQVQGAADDAAARQIARTIAGSSLVKSAVFGRDPNWGRIAAAAGRAGIAFDANYLQIQLGEFLLMDNGQPLEFDREAASEYMQQAARGEYLQNDTVCIQVRVGNGPGEGMAWGCDLSYDYVKINAEYTT
- a CDS encoding extracellular solute-binding protein, which codes for MKVLPSRKLFRVARFLLIAACVCGMALGLNFYFFQNNDPLYIAILAPEDSASGEEMIRGAKMYIQEVNDSKEGGIDGRQIKLKVFDDESEVETGRNQAKEIADGQFLLTLGSYSSSVSIAAGKVFQEHDLPAITAISEAGEVTKGNDVYFRATFTTSDQGSFLASYLNKILGREAATVIYNQRDDFSESLASSFWNNFQGLGGQINHTIDIKDYYTEEGEFQPLALFNQKLLTIEPDNIGTVVLLTRAKEAADIVANLKRAGIDAPIIGGTPLFEKTFREEIDKYPETQAKPGYFFDGIYATSPLIYDIAGEETQAFKKKYREFVDDGKEPSWIGAMSYESAKIAVEALKEAKVAQTPEKDIKDIQEKRKAVLQALLQMRSVDRGVRGLDRNLYFNRDRNLPRAIAMGVYEKQEFISAPIQLQPIHNAEAIDRLNAKVEDGEILRFDGKYAHVTKVVYTGIDINEISRLDLKRKRYIADFFLWFRYRDDGDQNSNDNEKPNLQDIEFLNSEKTIELDNPIDEIDEGDSRIKVRTFRVKTRFQGDFDFRDYPFDVQQLTVKFRHANLTRKNIIYAADNVGMNNSDLSEKIDRGGVLETLDTWEFKDAKFFESVSKNYSSLGNVDKVGLNDGIQYSQFNAIIEIKRNSSTFSINKLLPLGFFIWILYLYLFFPLGNFSAETVGGILLGVVFFHIGLKSELAVASITTLDKIFYIIYGLIATQVVLVTTVVKFRDREKSQKRLKLLVHGFRFAFPLYLFLANFMVLQNYNLLPVDNGTQTFQEETAPKDLNEGVSPEQQTTLTLANWHPMDKGKFQELFEAYYQNHPNIKIETLSTPYNLYGESIKAQFQQGTAPDLVFLRSYDLDRDLFYQGYLTSFDKNNWPALEKTYPQKFLSAWTTKKGDIYGIPLSGVVHGIFYNADLFRQLGLSVPQTWEQLLNVAQVIQNTGTTPFANSIGNISQSFDETLFTTLVPNFTGGYTGRLAYQGGSRCFNDEGIVATFRAISQLQPYLDEENLSNFQSIKRFLNGQAAMWIGGSWNLPNFTQQDIDFQWQTFAVPPPAGRKGYTVFHPNFAVGLNAQSPHKQEAKEFLRWLMTPEAAKILTTKLEGNFALHKQMPDIENTKAQRFYSFVQDRDTDVRWTYPELHEKIPGGHTLTKEASKKVLSGDMTPQEAANHLQEGLGEWYTSAQTCKD